In Methylobacterium sp. WL1, the sequence AAGCGCCTGGTCGGCTCGCCCGACCTCGCCTCGAAGCGCTGGGTCTACGAGCAGTACGACCACTTCATCCTCGGCAACACCGTGCAGAAGCCCGGCGGCGACGCCGCGATCGTGCGGGTCGAGGACGGCCCGAAGGGCCTGGCGCTGACCTGCGACGTCACCCCGCGCTACTGCGAGGCCGACCCGGTCGAGGGCGGCCGGCAGGCCGTGGCCGAGGCCTGGCGCAACATCACCGCGGTGGGGGCCAAGCCGCTCGCCATCACCGACAACCTGAACTTCGGCAACCCGGAGAAGCCCGAGGTGATGGGCCAGCTGGTCGGCTGCCTCCAGGGCATCGGCGAGGCCTGCCGGGCCCTCGACTTCCCGGTCGTGTCCGGCAACGTCTCCCTCTACAACGAGACCAACGGCGTCGGCATCCTGCCGACCCCGACCATCGGCGGCGTCGGCGTGCTCGACGACGTGGAGCGGCACGCCACCATCGCGCTCAAGCGCGAGGGCGACGTGCTGGTCCTGGTCGGCGCCGGCGAGGGCTGGCTCGGCCAGTCGTCCTACCTCGCGGTGATCGAGGGCCGGGAAGAAGGCGCGCCGCCCCCGGTTGACCTCTCGCTCGAGCGCCGCAACGGCGACTTCGTGCGCGGGCTGATCGTGTCCGGCACGGTCGACACCGTCCACGACCTGTCCGACGGCGGACTCGCGGTGGCGCTCGCCGAGATGGCGATGGCCGGCGGCATCGGCGCGGCGCTGCCGGAGGTGCCGGTGGACCTGGCCCCCCACGCCTACCTGTTCGGCGAGGACCAGGCCCGCTACCTGCTGGCGGTCGATCCGGAGGTCGCCACCGACCTCCTCTACAGCGCCTCGGCCCAGGGCATCGACGCGGCCGTCGTCGGGGTGACCGGCTCCGACCGTTTGACCCTGCCGGGTGGCGAGACCATATCGCTGTCCGAGCTGATCGCGGCCCATGAAGGCTGGCTACCCACCTACATGGCGAGCCAGCCGGCCGCGCCTGCCGCCTGACCCCTCAACGCCCTGGGAGTTTTTCGATGCCGATGGATGCGGGCGAGATCGAGCGCATGATCCGCGAGGCCCTGCCCGACGCGCAGGTCGAGATCCGCGACCTCGCGGGCGATGGCGACCATTACGCGGCCACCGTCCTGTCCGCGGCCTTCAAGGGCAAGACCCGGGTGGCCCAGCACCAGATGGTCTACGGCGCCCTCCAGGGCCGGATGGGCGGCGTGCTGCACGCCCTTGCGCTGACCACGGGCGTCCCGCAGGATTGACGCCTCACGCGGGATTCGCGGCCATGGACAACGGACCGAGCCTCTACGACGACGACATCGTGACCTGGGCTGAGGAGCAGGTCACGGCCTTGCGCGCCCTCGCCATGCGCGGCGACCTGTCGAATGTCGTCGATTGGGCGAACGTGATCGAGGAGATCGAGAGCGTGGGACGGGCCGATCTTGAGCGGGTCGAGAGTGCTATCCTCCAGCTGTTGATCCACGTCCTCAAATATGCGTCGGCGCCTGGTGCCCAATCTACGAAATCCTGGCGCAAGGAGGTCCTTGTTTTTCAGGCATCCGCGCGTCGGAATTATCGGCGGTCGATGCGGCAGCGCATCGACTGGGACGCACTTTGGTCGTCAGCCAGAAAGATTGCTGATTCCTCGCTCGGGATGTTCGGCGACGCACTGCTCGGCGGGTTGCCGGACCGCATGCCGTTCACGCCCGAAGCGATAACGGCGCCCGGCTTCGACATGGACGAAGCGCTGGAGCGTCTCGCCACGGTGTTGAATTCCGACCCTGGTCACACCTAAATCACGCTATCGCACGAGGACTGACCTAATGACCGACGCCAACGCAACCATCCAGAACGAGATCGCCTCCCAGGACGTGGTGGTGTTCATGAAGGGCACCCCGCAGATGCCGCAATGCGGCTTCTCGGGCCAGGTGGTGCAGATCCTCAATTACCTCGAAGTGCCGTTCAAGGGCGTGAACGTGCTGGCCGACCAGGGCATCCGCGAGGGCATCAAGGCCTTCTCGAACTGGCCGACCATCCCGCAGATCTACGTGAAGGGCGAGTTCGTCGGCGGTTGCGACATCACCCGCGAGATGTTCCAGTCGGGCGAGCTGCAGACCTTCCTGGCCGAGAAGGGCATCCCGGTGAAGTCCGCCGCCGCCTGATTCTGTCGGGACTTTGCACACTGGATGAGGGCGCCTGCGGGCGCCCTTTTTCAGGCCCGTCATTGCGAGTCCGGCGAAGCAACCCGGGACGGCGCGAGGTCGGTGGACGTGGCGCCGCGGGATCGCTTCGCTGCGCCCGCAAAGACCGTGGCCGGATCAGCGCGGCCCCCGCGCGACGAACAGGGCAACGCAGCCGACGACCGTGATCTCCACGAACCGGAAGCGCTGATCGAGGGCTGCGCGCAGGGCTGGCAGGGTGTCGTCGACGTTCGAGAACACGCCCTTGCGGTTGTAGATCCGCATGAGGGTCCGCGCCGCAGCCGTGACCGGGACGCCGCCAGAGAGGATCGTGGCGCCGAACACCACACCGTCGTCGCGCAGGCACGGGCGCACCGTGTCGAAGGCTTTCGCTTTCTCGGCGATGTCCCCCGGCAGGCAATGCAGCAGGTAGGTCAGGCCGATCGAGTCGAACGGCGCGAGGCCGCCGGCCGGAGCGCCGAGCACGTCGACGCGATAGGTCTCGGGCCGATAACGCGCGATCCGGTGGGCCGCGAAGGCGAGGCTGTCGGCGTTGAGATCCATCAACCCGACCCGAGGCGTCGGAGACGGGAAACGGCAACGGTCGAGGTACCAGCCGGTCCCGACGCCGACATCGAGATGGGCGGTGCCCACGTGCCGGTGGTAGAGGGCGAGGATCCGCGCGGTCGGGCAGCGCCAGACCAGCGGGTTCGACAGGCGCAGCACGACGAGGTCGTACAGCCGTAACGTCCGGTTGTTGTAGATCGCCTGCCCGGCTCGGGTATCGCTCGCCATGGCTCTCCGTCAGGCCCCATGTGGGCGGCGCGCATTCGCATTCGCCGGCGCAATCGCCTATATCAGACCCTTTCCAATCGAATGGATCGTTTGAACGCTATGGCGACGCCGTCGCTCGACAGCGCCCGCGCGGCCGATGCCGCGATCGAGAAGGCGCCCGATTTCCAGCCCATGCCGCTCCCCGGCCGGCGCCCCTCTCTGGTCGGGCTGACCCGCGACGCGCTCAAGGCGCAGCTCGTGGCGATGGGCGTGCCCGAGCGCGAGAGCCGGATGCGGGCCGGCCAGCTCTGGCACTGGGTCAACTTCCGGGGCGCCCACGACTTTGCCCAGATGACCAATGTCGGCAAGGCCCTGAAGGCCGAGCTGGCGCAGCATTTCACCCTGGAGCGTCCCGAGGTCGCCAGCCGCCAGGTCTCCCGCGACGGCACCCGCAAGTGGCTGCTGCGCATGGCTCCGACCAACCCGCAGGAGCACAACCGCGGCGCCGAGATCGAGTGCGTCTACATTCCGGGTCCGGACCGGGGCACGCTCTGCGTCTCCTCGCAGGTCGGCTGCACCCTCACCTGCTCGTTCTGCCACACCGGCACGCAGCGCCTCGTGCGCAACCTCTCGGCCGCTGAGATCGTGCAGCAGCTGGTGACCGCCCGGGACGAGCTCGGCGACTGGCCCGGCCAGATGCCGAGCCGCGACGCCTCCGGGGGCGGCGACGCGGGACGCCTGGTGACCAACATCGTGTTCATGGGCATGGGCGAGCCCCTGTACAACCTCGATGCGGTGATCGACGCCGTGGGGGTGATGTCCGACCAGGAGGGGCTCGCCCTGTCGCGGCGGCGCATCACGGTCT encodes:
- the grxD gene encoding Grx4 family monothiol glutaredoxin produces the protein MTDANATIQNEIASQDVVVFMKGTPQMPQCGFSGQVVQILNYLEVPFKGVNVLADQGIREGIKAFSNWPTIPQIYVKGEFVGGCDITREMFQSGELQTFLAEKGIPVKSAAA
- a CDS encoding DUF29 domain-containing protein — translated: MDNGPSLYDDDIVTWAEEQVTALRALAMRGDLSNVVDWANVIEEIESVGRADLERVESAILQLLIHVLKYASAPGAQSTKSWRKEVLVFQASARRNYRRSMRQRIDWDALWSSARKIADSSLGMFGDALLGGLPDRMPFTPEAITAPGFDMDEALERLATVLNSDPGHT
- the rlmN gene encoding 23S rRNA (adenine(2503)-C(2))-methyltransferase RlmN; amino-acid sequence: MATPSLDSARAADAAIEKAPDFQPMPLPGRRPSLVGLTRDALKAQLVAMGVPERESRMRAGQLWHWVNFRGAHDFAQMTNVGKALKAELAQHFTLERPEVASRQVSRDGTRKWLLRMAPTNPQEHNRGAEIECVYIPGPDRGTLCVSSQVGCTLTCSFCHTGTQRLVRNLSAAEIVQQLVTARDELGDWPGQMPSRDASGGGDAGRLVTNIVFMGMGEPLYNLDAVIDAVGVMSDQEGLALSRRRITVSTSGVVPQIPRLGEAANSMLAISLHAVRDDLRNELVPLNRKYPIAQLLEACRTYPGVSNARRITFEYVMLKGVNDSDADARELVRLLKGIPAKINLIPFNPWPGSRYECSDWDRIERFSEIVFNAGYASPVRTPRGRDILAACGQLKSETEKLRARARLMQEEGIGVESFYAGADD
- a CDS encoding BolA family transcriptional regulator, which gives rise to MPMDAGEIERMIREALPDAQVEIRDLAGDGDHYAATVLSAAFKGKTRVAQHQMVYGALQGRMGGVLHALALTTGVPQD
- a CDS encoding class I SAM-dependent methyltransferase, which produces MASDTRAGQAIYNNRTLRLYDLVVLRLSNPLVWRCPTARILALYHRHVGTAHLDVGVGTGWYLDRCRFPSPTPRVGLMDLNADSLAFAAHRIARYRPETYRVDVLGAPAGGLAPFDSIGLTYLLHCLPGDIAEKAKAFDTVRPCLRDDGVVFGATILSGGVPVTAAARTLMRIYNRKGVFSNVDDTLPALRAALDQRFRFVEITVVGCVALFVARGPR